A genomic region of Plasmodium vivax chromosome 1, whole genome shotgun sequence contains the following coding sequences:
- a CDS encoding variable surface protein Vir24-like (encoded by transcript PVX_093720A) encodes MSDEDLDFYTLAKEEVLSNDETSYSIYEELDRVVESSNVKSGEQVDKKYCAATFNSDDVNRDEYKLCEKFERNLRKISKMKDERTRKDMCLHFIYWIYEEARKIINKGNQKFTNADFISKFRDVQTKIYEEGKKEYYCKIYFDDTLDKWKEQKVLHDYFRNYDKIKFKDSSSKDKCQKYNRYIDFIRKIYDKHVKEEECCNNYHIHYWDYCDYFKCHDIYNPNKIILKRDCDNKKARDDPEVERFAKSIKQVDSKIFPLENSMIVKPARCVKTYNATNEHEGYSCLLPEYTEQSEENTSHRDSPKKVNLGKYISVIDMSSYKKVSEIKIQNNKNQRNSDRPTSEMMTLFTEVPREVRKAYRKKKYLECPYETNGNGKNVLCKIRDNPIHEEPERIPLITTVKGSIYDSDLGMEADVLENNYTRIAVVFILALGALLIFFIYYKFTPFGSWIRNRRRGKKNVEETYIKHKQRLPYREFEHEEVPTQRKRIRVAYQGA; translated from the exons ATGTCTGATGAAGATTTGGATTTTTATACCCTCGCAAAAGAG GAAGTCCTTTCAAATGATGAAACTTCATACAGTATTTATGAAGAATTGGATAGAGTCGTTGAAAGCTCAAATGTTAAATCGGGTGAACAggttgataaaaaatattgtgctGCTACATTTAATTCAGATGATGTCAATAGAGACGAGTACAAGCTTTGcgaaaaatttgaaagaaaTCTAAGAAAAATATCTAAAATGAAGGATGAAAGAACCCGTAAGGATATgtgtttacattttatttactgGATTTATGAAGAAGcaaggaaaataattaataaaggaaatcaaaaatttacaaatgcAGACTTTATATCTAAATTTCGCGATGTGCAAACGAAGATCTATGAAGAAGGTAAGAAAGAATATTActgcaaaatttattttgatgaTACTTTGGATAAATGGAAAGAACAGAAAGTCCTGCACGATTATTTTagaaattatgataaaattaaattcaaaGATTCATCCAGTAAAGATAAATGCCAAAAGTATAATCGATATATTGactttataagaaaaatatatgacaaGCATGTAAAGGAGGAAGAATGCTGCAATAATTATCATATCCATTATTGGGACTACTGTGACTATTTTAAATGCCACGATATCTATAATcctaataaaattatacttaaAAGAGACTGTGATAATAAGAAAGCTAGGGATGACCCGGAAGTGGAACGTTTCGCCAAAAGCATTAAACAAGTAGACTCTAAAATATTTCCATTAGAAAATAGCATGATTGTAAAGCCTGCAAGGTGTGTCAAAACTTATAATGCAACCAATGAGCACGAAGGTTATAGCTGTTTGCTTCCAGAGTACACAGAACAATCAGAAGAAAATACTTCACATAGAGATTCTCCTAAAAAAGTCAATTTAGGCAAGTATATATCTGTAATTGACATGTCATCCTACAAAAAAGTttcagaaataaaaattcagaataataaaaatcaGCGTAATTCTGACAGGCCAACATCAGAAATGATGACTCTTTTTACTGAAGTACCACGGGAAGTACGTAAGGCATacagaaagaagaaatatcTTGAATGCCCATATGAAACAAATGGAAATGGAAAGAATGTACTATGCAAGATACGAGATAATCCAATCCATGAAGAGCCAGAACGAATACCTCTTATAACAACTGTGAAAGGGAGTATTTATGATAGTGACCTAGGAATGGAAGCAGATGTGTTGGAGAACAACTATACAAGGATAGCTGTGGTATTTATACTAGCGCTGGGAGCattgttgattttttttatttactataAG TTTACCCCATTTGGATCCTGGATAAGAAAtagaaggaggggaaaaaagaatgttGAAGAAACTTATATTAAGCACAAGCAGAGATTACCATATCGAGAATTTGAACATGAGGAAGTACCTACTCAAAGGAAGCGGATACGCGTAGCTTACCAAGGGGCGTGA
- a CDS encoding variable surface protein Vir5-like (encoded by transcript PVX_093715A), with protein sequence MSHRYIIVIVFLATLLLKATPIFAEHFKYEIFQNLTEYRKNEGLIDLKEYTAETSFCGDPKSPLKSNSGAVDICKRFVILFKRLNPSEGTTAERSDGHPASSISSATPKHAAFLNYWLSTQLRDKNIPENLRPLLYLHLKTHYDKFKGKYKLTDQFHPIESAHLEKLDILHELYRQYYELKNNKLGGGEKKEGDRDEGCLNFLQNCKDNYNKGLEKCLPQADNQFCIALNRFRNLYEEDKASFSAACHNKTLPSLPEIASLRLPKAVTGGTPKIGGDLVQAEQSSSTHQLPKIVDDVVFSSFFFNKNTQIIVRPSSFSLQSVYPNLYKLLLLQYTSLFEYDEEKIKNNLMEVLHEFLKYYNLNRGNSSVDLFIKEFFYDYYKNKKEEYEKIYAECSNKKPLTSYCKLYYRCNDQLRDDLFSIKEDVAKYLGDKAKSYQQALSGNPPTETEMHKIGRSSLISLHRFAIVSTVIGVFFFLFSIYEVCKNCLKMYILFMCML encoded by the exons ATGTCTCATCGCTACATAATTGTAATTGTTTTTCTAGCAACCCTGCTATTGAAAGCGACCCCAATTTTTGCTGAACATTTCAAG TACGAAATCTTCCAAAACCTGACGGAGTaccgaaaaaatgaaggcctCATCGATTTGAAAGAGTACACAGCGGAGACTTCCTTCTGCGGTGATCCGAAGTCACCCTTGAAGTCAAATTCTGGCGCGGTAGATATTTGCAAAAGGTTTGTAATACTCTTTAAGCGTTTAAACCCTAGCGAAGGCACCACTGCTGAAAGATCTGACGGCCACCCCGCTTCTTCAATTTCTAGCGCCACCCCCAAACACGCAGCCTTCTTGAACTACTGGTTGAGCACCCAATTGAGGGATAAAAACATCCCTGAAAATCTGAGGCCCCTTCTTTACCTACACCTGAAGACGCACTACGATAAGTTTAAAGGCAAATACAAATTAACGGACCAATTCCACCCCATTGAAAGTGCCCACTTGGAAAAACTTGACATACTGCACGAGCTGTATAGACAATActacgaattaaaaaataacaaactgggaggaggagaaaaaaaagaaggcgaTAGGGATGAGGGGTGTCTGAATTTTCTCCAGAACTGCAaggataattataataaggGGCTGGAAAAATGCCTCCCCCAAGCTGATAACCAGTTCTGCATAGCATTAAACCGTTTTAGAAACTTATATGAAGAAGATAAGGCCTCCTTCTCAGCCGCCTGTCACAATAAAACGTTGCCTTCTCTGCCAGAAATAGCATCACTTCGGTTACCCAAGGCAGTAACTGGGGGAACTCCCAAAATAGGGGGTGACTTAGTTCAGGCGGAGCAAAGCAGTTCCACCCATCAACTCCCCAAAATAGTGGACGACGTGGTATTCtcatcatttttctttaacaaaaatacacaaattaTTGTCAGACCATCATCATTTTCCTTACAAAGCGTG TACCCCAACCTGTATAAGCTCCTACTTCTGCAATACACTTCCCTCTTTGAGTACGACGAGGAGAAGATAAAAAACAACTTAATGGAGGTTCTGCACGAATTTCTTAAATATTACAATCTGAATAGAGGGAATTCCAGCGTagatttatttataaaggAATTCTTCTAcgattattataaaaacaaaaaggaggaatatgaaaaaatatacgcaGAATGTTCCAACAAAAAACCGCTAACCTCCTACTGCAAGTTGTACTATAGATGTAACGACCAGCTGAGGGACGACCTCTTTTCCATCAAAGAAGATGTTGCCAAGTACCTTGGAGACAAAGCTAAATCATATCAGCAGGCGCTTTCTGGAAATCCCCCAACTGAAACAGAGATGCATAAAATAGGAAGAAGTTCGCTTATATCATTACACAGATTCGCGATCGTGTCCACAGTGATAGGAGTGTTTTTCTTTCTATTCTCTATATATGaggtttgtaaaaattgccttaaaatgtatatactcTTCATGTGCATGTTATAA
- a CDS encoding variable surface protein Vir24-related (encoded by transcript PVX_093710A) — protein sequence MSEYGLDFLELSDIGNSLKDLPSSKIYKKFNDNNNTDNSDGNCAGVKSYNGNDEVKNLCKKFEKNSKELGTLVVNNVNLGARCSYLTYWIYDEIRKKLNNISYENDRKSIIKEFNEASSNIFSSLMHSIHGCRINIEGNFDELRDEKILYDYFQNCDSIVENAKKKDKNGCTDYYTYLNSIKELYKKKKEEEYCCSSNFLVCEDYFKCEDKYDPDVILSKLKCNGNQSTEEAAEIPALPNEAESETSNLVNRLGYNNLVCNYVERDENDSSGVARCAVYPSSPNSFRSSYYPDVSQGNYDSSPIDTEEEEGEESDAEVDNEEPKTEVAVTIQKNDKEPKICPTGEIAMGLNGECVEPDVRFGTAVGKKWEGRYPTQAEIEEIRSFSLKNLFGIDDTMVKKNTFRFATGGALSMGVLMTLFVYYKVIRRFDLKNLYSFFPTSISRKKHFNGHGGMAMHHFGQGIPGEAIPGPGSANAENRRLRVAYHSI from the exons ATGTCTGAATATGGATTGGACTTCTTAGAATTATCAGATATAGGA AATTCTCTAAAGGATTTACCTTCgagcaaaatatataaaaaatttaatgacAATAATAATACTGACAACTCTGATGGTAACTGTGCAGGTGTGAAATCTTATAACGGCAATGATGAGGTTAAAAatctttgtaaaaaatttgaaaagaattCTAAAGAATTAGGTACATTAGTGgtaaataatgtaaatctAGGTGCTCGTTGTTCTTATTTAACTTATTGGATATATGAcgaaattaggaaaaaattaaataacatCTCTTATGAGAATGATCGAAAGTCAATTATTAAGGAATTCAATGAAGCTTCTTCTAACATTTTTAGTTCATTAATGCATTCAATTCATGGTTGCCGTATAAATATTGAAGGTAACTTCGACGAGTTGagggatgaaaaaattttatatgattatttcCAAAATTGTGATAGTATTGTTGAAAATGCtaagaaaaaggacaaaaacgGATGCACAGATTATTATACGTACCTTAATAGtattaaagaattatataagaaaaaaaaggaagaggaataCTGTTGTTCTTCTAACTTTTTAGTCTGTGaagattattttaaatgtgaaGATAAATACGATCCTGATGTTATCCTGTCTAAATTAAAATGCAATGGTAATCAGTCCACCGAAGAAGCTGCCGAAATTCCCGCATTGCCAAATGAAGCTGAATCTGAAACTTCCAATCTAGTGAATAGACTAGGATACAATAATTTGGTATGTAATTATGTAGAAAGAGACGAAAATGATAGTAGTGGAGTTGCAAGATGTGCTGTATACCCATCATCCCCGAATTCCTTTCGAAGTTCTTATTATCCCGATGTAAGTCAAGGAAATTATGATAGTTCCCCAATAGAcacagaagaggaagaaggagaagaatcTGATGCAGAAGTGGATAATGAAGAACCTAAAACGGAAGTAGCAGTTACTATCCAAAAAAACGATAAAGAACCAAAAATATGTCCTACTGGAGAAATAGCAATGGGTCTCAATGGAGAATGTGTAGAACCAGATGTGCGCTTTGGTACTGCTGTTGGAAAAAAGTGGGAAGGCAGGTATCCCACACAGGCCGAAATAGAAGAGATTAGAAGTTTTAGTCTTAAGAATTTATTTGGTATTGATGATACCATGGTAAAGAAGAACACGTTCCGCTTTGCCACGGGTGGTGCTTTATCAATGGGAGTGCTGATGACCCTGTTCGTCTATTATAAAGTAATTAGGAGAttcgatttaaaaaatttatatagcTTTTTTCCTACCAGTATTTCAC gaaaaaaacactttaATGGACATGGTGGGATGGCTATGCATCATTTCGGACAAGGTATACCGGGGGAAGCTATACCAGGACCGGGAAGTGCTAACGCTGAAAATAGGCGGTTACGCGTGGCTTATCATTCCATTTGA